The Mucilaginibacter rubeus genomic interval TCCCTGTGCCAAGGCCTTTCATTAACTCCGGTACTTTCTTCCCGCCAAATAATAACAACATGGCGAATACGATAAGCAGGATATGTTCTGGCTGTAATAAGTTCATGATTCTTATAGTTAGATAGCTTAATAAATACCATTCTGGTGGTTGATGAGCGATGCCGCTTGTTCCAGTGTCATGCCAAAATGGTCGGCAATTAATTGCGGTGGGTTTGAGTTTAACCAATCGTTCAGAGAAATTTCCTGGTAAACGGGGCTGTTGAATAATATGATCAGTTTCAGGGTTTCGGTTCCGGTATTTTCAATGAAGTGGCCGTACCCTTGTTTAATAAAGCCAACCATTCCTTTATGATAAGGCATGGTTTTTACCCGGCCATGCGAGCCAAAAATGCTTAACTCCCCTTTTCCTTCCATTACATATTGCCATTCATCGGCATTGGGGTGCCAGTGCAGTTCGCGTATGGCTCCGGGTTCAATATTCATGCGCATAGATGTAATGGTATTTTGAATCGGGAACTCCAGCGATGAAACCAATTTTACCGAACCTCCTTTAAATTCCTGAAAAATGCCTTCTTTTTCCATACTGAATTTATGCATGGAGTTGCTGAACGGAATAGCAGGGTTAATATTTTTTGGCCGTGGTTTCACCGCGATTTTTCCTAAGCCAATATAAAGCTCCTTTTTAGGCAGGCCTGCAAAAAAGCTGGTTGGCAGCCCGGTGTTTTTAGCCATGATAGCCGGCGAAACATGGCTCACCCAATCGGTTACGCTAAAAGTGCCGAATTCCGAAAAATGACCATTATCGAAACCTAACAGGAAATGGCAAGGCTTATCGCCCAAACACTGCAGCATGTGCCCGTGGCCTTTGGGGAAAAACCAAATATCCCCTTTTTCAAAATCATCGGTTGAGGTGGTGCCGTCGGGGGTAATTACTGTTGTTCTTACCGCTCCGTCCAATATATAAGCCCACTCGGCAGCAATGGAGTGCCAGTGCATTTCGCGGAAAGCTCCCGGCTTAAGGTACATGGAAACACCGGCGATGCTTTGCGAAACCGGAAACTCTTCTACAGTTGCTTCTTTGGCCGAACCACCTGCTCCCTGGTAACCGGTGCTGCCATTTTCTATATCATAAACAAAATCTTCCAGTTCGGTTTCGGCTTTGGGTTGTCCTTTTGTCCCCGGTTTGCTTAGCGCGGCTTTAGCCTTTTCAGGCATCAGTGTACCAATTCCTGTTGCAAGTACGGCAGCGCCCATAGCTGTTAATGATGCTGTCGAAAGAAATTCACGTCTTGTAGTTTCCATAAATTGAATGTCTTTTGTTTTTCGAAGACGTTGTAAAATTCAGCCGCCGGGGATTGCATTCTTGACAACATTCGATGAACAGGCAATACCTGTCGTTAAATTCCGGGGTAACGTAAAAATTGGCTGACTGTGTTCGGTGAACAGGCAAAACGTGTCGCTAAGCACGTTTTATGTGATGAAAATAATCCTGGTGATTTTCTGAGGCTGATTTAAAGGCCGTATTTCCCTCTGATATCTTTTGAATAAT includes:
- a CDS encoding twin-arginine translocase TatA/TatE family subunit, translating into MNLLQPEHILLIVFAMLLLFGGKKVPELMKGLGTGIKEFKDAQNGISTESKIVTEKAKDGPESV
- a CDS encoding cupin domain-containing protein, translating into METTRREFLSTASLTAMGAAVLATGIGTLMPEKAKAALSKPGTKGQPKAETELEDFVYDIENGSTGYQGAGGSAKEATVEEFPVSQSIAGVSMYLKPGAFREMHWHSIAAEWAYILDGAVRTTVITPDGTTSTDDFEKGDIWFFPKGHGHMLQCLGDKPCHFLLGFDNGHFSEFGTFSVTDWVSHVSPAIMAKNTGLPTSFFAGLPKKELYIGLGKIAVKPRPKNINPAIPFSNSMHKFSMEKEGIFQEFKGGSVKLVSSLEFPIQNTITSMRMNIEPGAIRELHWHPNADEWQYVMEGKGELSIFGSHGRVKTMPYHKGMVGFIKQGYGHFIENTGTETLKLIILFNSPVYQEISLNDWLNSNPPQLIADHFGMTLEQAASLINHQNGIY